One segment of Rickettsiella grylli DNA contains the following:
- a CDS encoding Csu type fimbrial protein: MRLLNVSVFLFFLFLPFSTFSDEGTSMLVSVDVVGGCTVRATPLLFGIYNPDSPLPNNSTARLKVLCTLNIPYYITFDQGSGYSATTRLRQMSGPDHASINYILTQNPTRTINWGNVIGVDALFQIGTGIKQIIPVYGQIPPKQNVGIGSYRDVVNVGVIF; this comes from the coding sequence ATGCGTTTATTGAATGTCAGTGTTTTTTTATTTTTTTTGTTCTTGCCGTTTTCGACATTCAGTGATGAGGGGACATCCATGTTAGTTTCAGTCGATGTGGTAGGAGGATGCACCGTTCGGGCGACACCATTACTATTTGGAATTTACAATCCTGACTCACCGTTGCCTAATAATTCAACCGCACGGTTAAAAGTGCTTTGTACATTAAATATTCCCTATTATATAACCTTCGATCAAGGATCAGGATATTCCGCAACGACTCGGTTACGCCAAATGTCAGGACCTGATCACGCATCAATAAACTATATTTTAACTCAGAATCCAACACGTACTATTAATTGGGGCAATGTTATTGGTGTTGATGCGCTTTTTCAAATAGGGACAGGGATTAAACAAATAATTCCTGTTTACGGTCAGATTCCTCCTAAGCAAAATGTAGGTATTGGATCCTACCGAGATGTTGTTAATGTAGGAGTTATTTTTTAA
- a CDS encoding Csu type fimbrial protein: MLLKQCKQTGFYVIILFFYNFYSCSAYAACTGLGCSCSVGTQAVAFGSYVTTSPTPKTANGNVAVTCSALVIYSVSYVIRLAKGNSATYTPRFMNSLGVHLNYNLYTTAAFTSIWGDATGGTVSVSDSYTSIGLSTTRNYTVFGRVPALQPVGPGTYTDSVLVSVTY, from the coding sequence GTGTTACTAAAACAATGTAAACAAACAGGATTTTATGTGATTATTTTATTTTTTTATAATTTTTATAGTTGTTCCGCCTATGCGGCGTGTACCGGTTTGGGTTGCTCCTGTTCAGTGGGAACCCAAGCCGTGGCGTTTGGTAGTTATGTAACGACTTCTCCTACCCCTAAAACAGCGAACGGTAATGTGGCCGTGACGTGCTCTGCATTAGTGATATATAGCGTGTCTTATGTCATTCGGTTAGCCAAAGGAAACAGCGCCACGTATACACCTCGTTTCATGAATAGCCTCGGTGTGCATTTGAACTATAACCTCTATACGACAGCAGCATTTACCTCGATTTGGGGAGATGCCACTGGAGGAACTGTGAGCGTGAGCGATTCTTATACTTCAATAGGATTGTCAACCACCCGAAATTACACCGTTTTTGGTCGAGTTCCTGCTTTGCAGCCTGTTGGACCTGGAACGTATACGGACTCGGTTTTGGTTTCAGTCACTTATTAA